The window TGTATAACCCTTATATCCATTCAATATACATTCTAGACTATAAAATTTTTGGTGCTACAAACCACACATTCTGATCATCCAGGGCCGGCCTTGAGCAAATTCTAAGAAATACCCTACCTGCATAAGATGTCCCGTTGCTTGCGGAATCAGTGTGGCCATGGCATGAGATGGATCTGGGGTTATTTCTTCGATGCTCTTCTGATATACTGTGCACGTTAACAGATGGGCGCATCTGCTGCAAGCCCTTTCAAAGCTAATTGTTTCCGGTAAGTGTGGTGGTTTTGGAATCTGTAATTTCACAAACTTTTTACAGTCACTTTGTCAGCGATAACAATGCATACAGGGATCAGTTTGACTAGTtacttcaaatataaaatttgaaaagacATTGAATTCTGTCAATACAACCCTCTTCATGTTATTTGTGGTGAAACATATAAACTGCCAACTCAGTTTCCTTGTACCTAATGTTACCATGAAGCTTCCATTTAGTAATTAAAGCTGAAGTGTTCACAACTGATACCACTGGAGTAAGAGGTGATATTGAGCTTGAACAATACCAGCCTGCCTGCAACTACTTGCTTATCAATAACTCACCCATAATTTGATGATTGGCTCACCCTTAAACTGACGAACAGCATGGCAAAAAAGCAggattgagagaaagaaaatctcataaaaagtagtacagtcaccaccctacttatgaacattcagatATACGAACAGGCAGGGTCATATGTTAAAACTGTTTTTGGAGCGCTGCCCTTTGCCATCcgttagtttaaattttgctctgcatgcctattctgctagtaagaaaTTTTGCAAAGAACCGAGAACGCAAGGAAGAAGAACCTGtccctttaaccccttccctgatcctgagtattctcatgattaactaccACGTATTCTGCTTACAATCACGATTGCACTCGTTCATActcttaaaatattcctacttatttctatcttcccaatttaacttgatgaattcccattttctatatttccaatCCCCATAGGAACAATTTAgtgtgtatttttgtcaatagatggcggtgtgcattgtttactttgtaaaaaagttaagtatatcttagtttaaccagaccactgagctgattagcagctctcctagggctggcccgaaggattagatttatttttacgtggctaagaaccaattggttacctagcaacgggacctacagcttattgtggaatccgacccacattatagcgagaaatgaatttctatcaccagaaacaaattcctcttgttcttcactggccggtcggagattcgaactcgcgaccagcagagtggtagctgaaaacggaacccgctcacccagcgaggaactgtttactttgtgaacttccaatgtcagacgctgctactgtactgtattgtgaaattctctccaagttcataattttcaaaacagaaaaaatactaaatttttaatgCTGCATAAATCTAAATTTTACCTTCTCTTTACCTTTCTAAAATCCaaattaattctttataatactgcatgatttaaaaatacactgaaaatagtataatctatgactcccTAGGTAACTCAAATGTAAACACCAACAAAATTTAtgactacatattaaaaaccaactaaCAACTAACAAACAAGTCAAGATACAAATGGCCGTCCCGAACATAACTCGTTCAAAAATCGGGTAGTGattgtatttaatgaaaaaaattattttttattaaagaccTTACATCTGTTTCATAACAAATCCATATCTTATACATAGCTAAAATTGCCACAAAGGACTCTTACTCTCATGACACAGGACTGACCAGAAAATTTTTCCATCACTGGTAGAGACACTGCACTTGACTAGACATGCCATTTGAACATGTCAACACAAATAAGAGGGTTGTCAAATTTTAAAACACATGTAGATCATACTTACTAATGAAATAATTTCAGAAACGTTAATTACAAAGCAGTACATTGCCTAATTAATGATCATACTGGAAAAAGTAATGTTTGACAATAATATATAACCAAGAATTTTCAGATTCTGTACAGTGGCTCTTAATGTTGTATCTTTAgtctatatatatcaaaaagaggCATCTTCTACGTACTaattaatatgtgaaaatagaaaacaaaactaaCTTACACTACTGTCTTCCACAATAGTTGGTTGAGCTGTAAGGTAATGTATCATCTCATTTCTCAGCTGGATGAgaccttttttctccttttcgcCTGCAGGAACTTCCTCCATAGCACCATCCCTAGAAATTTTAGAACTACAGTTCCCAAAACAAACAGCTTATATTCTATTCAACAGTGTTAGAAGTAGAGGCTATACATATGACACCATCAATGTTCAGATAAAGAGGAAAAGGTTGATGCAGAATTTTTTAACAGTTGCAGATATAGAATacaatatggaatttaggccaaagaccaagcactgggacctatgaggttatccagcgctgaaacggaaactgacagtaaaaaggtgtgaaaggtggaACAAaatggaaactggcagtaaaaaggtgtgaaaggtgtaacaggaggggaaacctcacacttgcactatgaattgattgttaggagaggatggaaagtaagatgaacagaggtagagtagaaaggaatgaaaggggttgcagctaggggccgaagggatgctgcaaagaaccttaagtaatgcctacagtgcactgcatgaggagcactgatggcactaccccattTGGGGTGTTGCAGATACAACATGAACTCAAGAAGGAGGGGAATCGAAAACATGAGTGTTTCACCACACTTGTGGGGAAATTCCTCACCTTAGGGAAAGTGCAAGATTTTGTCTTACTCACTTCTTAGTCCATTTGTGAAATACAGTGTATCAACGTGATACACTCTACTAAGGCAATGGATTGTATTtcatattgtataaaaatatcagaatGCAGTTGTATCTTTCATCTCACATAAAGGAATATGAGCAATAGAAGATTCTTCTCTCAAGACACTATATGCTAAGAACAGCACATTCACACTTACAGAGCTTATGgcctaaatgaataataaaaaaaaagaatcaagctAAAACTAGAACTGAAAGTCACTCACTTTAGGTATAAAAGAAGACCAGACTGTGGATCATCTCTCCTGTCAGCACTCATCATGCTGTAAAGAGTAACCTGCCCTCGATGTTCAGCTGAGAAGCTAGATCGGCCAGTTTTTAATTCCAGAGGAACTACCTTTGTGGATCCTCTGCTGCGAGCCTTAACAGTTAAATCAACTTTGCCCTTAACTCCAAATTTAGGAGACCAAATGTTCTCCTCAATATCATTAACTtccagtatatttccctgccacTGGTTTTTTCTTGGGACATCGCCATCTTGTATCTGTACAAGACCACTCCCCAAATATCGCTGTGACCAGCTAAGAATACGAGGCAAGTAATTACTCATTTCTTCGTATATGGCCGCCTCAGTTATACTCAAGCCATACATTTCACACAACATTCTGGGATGTGACACAAGCTGTCTCATGAGAGTTTCTAACCTTTCCCTGGATGTAATCTTATCTTTAACAACATCCTGAAAGAGCTGATGGACGAGGCTTCCAATTAACATGGACTTGTTCCCGGAATCCATTCCTCTGAATCGCTCATTCAGAACAGATTTGCGGCGGCAAAAAACAGCTGATACGATGGATGTACCAGATATGAGGTAATCAGGATTGATAACGATGATTCCTTGGTTGTTGTCAATAGTATAATGGCCATCAGTATCTTTTGCGAAGAGAATGTGCACTATGTCACCCTCTGATATTGCACTCTGAGCCCAAAACCCTCTAAGGGAACAAGTTCTCTTTTCTTCATTGTGAAGAGAAGTAATTTGAACAACCATCTGTCCTTCATATGGACGACGTTCAACACTTGTCACAATATGACGACCAAATTTACCACGAAATGCAAAAGAGTCTGCTCCTAGACCTTCACTTAAAATCTTCCTTACAGTCTTGTTTTCAGTAGTATTTGCTGACACTGGCTCCTTGAATGGAGACATTTTTTCAAAACTAGATGCTAGGTCCTCACCCAACATATTAACCAATGAATTCTCAAAATCAAAATCTAACTCTGATCCGTTATTTCTATCTTTGGGGCTTTCATCTTTTCCATCATTGGGATCTATTGTAAATTCTTGTGATGCTTTGATGACATCCTCTTCAGATTTTAATTCGATGTCTTTATCCTCATCTGAAACCGACTGAATGTCATCTTCAGCATTAATGGCTatagtttcatttattatatttctgacaGGGACTAACTCTTCTACGCTATTCTCAGTAGTCTTATTGCCTTCGATTTTCAAGGTTTCTCCTAACTGCACAGAGCTATTCTTCACAAGATCTTTCTTGACACCTTTGTGACTCAGCATACTACCCTGAAGCAAACTAAAACTACCGTCACTCTCCGAACCACTAACAGGAGAATGGCAATTGAATTTGGTTATAAGATTTAACTTGCATTGGTTTATATCATTCACCTCTGGACTTTTATCTGGATTAATAACACGTTTGGGATCGGGAGAAATTCCCGTCCCTGTTATAGCAGGCCTTTTGACAGAAGGGCGCACTCCCACATCTTTGTTCTCTTTGTCACACACACTGGCAGTCAttcttttaccaaaaattccATTATCAATATCagcttcatttttaataataggaATTTCCTTGTTTATGTTATCTATCTTTTGCAAGGGCTTATTTTTTAGTCCTGATGGATGTGGTCTGCTCGTAGCATCTTTGCTTTTTAGAGATATAAGCTTTGGCTTTAAGACATTCTGCTTTCTAGCATTTAAAGACCTGGAGCTAAGTAAGGAGAGTGAAATTTTAGGTCCCCTGCTTCTTGAAAACTTTGGTATGTTAAGACTCGATACCATACAGACTGGCTTTGCTTGGGGTGTAGGAGGAAGGATATCGGGATCGCAATCCAACTCATCGTCAATCACAAATCTTTTGCACTTTGCCCCTACTTCTGGTGTGCCTTCTATGACGTCTGCTTCTGAATTAAAAGATGAGTCTGCAGACTCTTGTGAATTACAACTTGTGACATGGGGCTCTGACTCTGTAATCTGAGGAAAGTTTGGTACCTTCAGAGTGCGAGTTTTATCCTCAGCTCTAATCTTTGGTGTTGGTGGAATGAAGTCCGGACTACAGTCTTCATCCTTAGCTAATATACATTTCTTACTTTTCTCCTTACTTGGTGGCTGACTCTCACAGATTTCATTATCAGAATCAGAGGACATATCTGATAAACCTTGTGAATCCATATCTGACTTCTGgggcaatttttttttgccttcagaGGATCCAGAAGTCTCCCTTGTTTTGGCAGACTTCTGGAGGCTTTTTGCCGAAACTCCATCACCAACTGTGGTGAAAAGTTTAGAACTTGCTGGAGCaaaatatgatgatattttcTTCTGTCCATGGTCTTTCTTAggctgaaatagaaaaaattaaaaacattattgcAATCTGCACTTAATATATAGTATACTATATCATAAATAGCAAAATACTATTTCATCAAATAACTGCTATAAACTGGAGCTTTTATAGACAAAAGATGTTGAGATGTCATGTGGTTCACTGTCTACTTTTCCGACATAGCTGCAGCCTGTAAAGAATAGTACGGGATTGAATAAACGTACATAAAAAAGCATAGTATTCTGAAAGctattaaatactgtatatatgtaaggtCTACATACGTGTAAAATCAGAAGGGCTTAAAGGGTGAGACATGCAGACAAACATCAAAAGGGGCTGGCATAGGTGGAAAAATGGATCACAACATTTTGACAAAGCTGGTCACCAGGAAAAATGGAGAATGGTAAGCTACTGAAAACTGTGCACACACACTTCAATATTTTGAGAGGATGcaggagaagaaaaatgagaaagccAGCCTGCTGGAGTGGAACAACCTTAACATCCATGAAGCACACGAGTGCAAGCCAAAGAGAGGTGCGTAATGCAGTTTTGGGAGGGGAGGTGCTTATGTGCTGCTCATGAATCTTCTGTGTAGTTGCGTCACGTAGCCTTTTCTGATTTGATGAAGTGGCTCCAGGTATAACTGTTCCAATACAAGCATTTTgaaatgaggctgctagccccatttAGTTGAAGTTGAGTCATGGAAAGATGTGAGCTAAGCCTCTATAGAGTTAGAGGACATCATATGTGAAGTTAGGTTAACCTAGCCTATGTGAGCTGAGAGAGGGGATCCATGAGGGGGAAGACCACATCAGTAATACTGTAGATGTCACTGAGTTCTAGGTGAAGTGAAATCCTGAGTCACTTACGGCCTGGAGTATGCTTCATGATTTTGGCAAGGCATGAGCCTAGGTCACAGGCTACTACAGAACTAGCATTTCAATGAAAACACTGGCCTACTCTTATGGTTACAAAAATgctaaagaaagataaattaaattcTTGCCACCAATCATATAACACAACAGTAAAATGACAATGGTTGCAATGTTTTTTCCTCTAATGTATAAGGGTCATCACAtaatatcttacatatatatgctattatataattacaattaatgCATAAAGGCTTCATCAATTTTCTAATACATACTCCAGTTGATGTTTCTTGTACTTTCTTGCAGACGCCCACCCAAATCTTATGGAAATACAATGCACACACAAGAAAACCTTACCTCTGTGATATCTTTTCATCTCCGTCATAGCCTGGTAGTTTGGTAACATTTTTGCCCACAAATGTTGACATTCTCAGGATTTAGTTTCTGGATATTTTCAGCCTCTGTCCAATTTCTGGTACCAAGTGTTTAGTTCTGAATTGCTTTCTTTGGTTACTGCTATGCAAATTTTACCAGttttaataattaacaaataatttgcTAACATTTGTGCGTCTAAGCCAATGGACATCAACTGAATCGGTGAGGATGTAATCATCCACCGCACATGGTTTTTCCATGACAGCCTTTACGAGAACTTTTTCAAGAAAAGGTTCATATTGAGGTGTGGGAATTTCCCCCCTTACCAAGTAATTTTTATGACAGCAGTCATGCAAATCTCATATCCACTGCTATTTGCTCAATAGTGCACAAATGTACCATGAACCAACCTTTCAAAGTATAGCCTAATAGATCCATTACAACTGAAGACTACTGCCACAACCTGCTTCCTGCCAGTCATCAACCACAATATTTACCCCCACTTTTGTTTATGCCTGTTATTTGTGTTATGATAAttaatgactttttgtttttaacgttCATCCACAaggaggctagtactaaacatgacacCCACTTTGTATGTAAACTGGTAATTACTGAACCAGAAGGATGTGGTAGTAGTGTTCAGTTTCACCCTTTGCTAGGCTAACCTAAAGGCCGAAAGTATGAGAGAGACTGACAAAGTGTACATTTTGCAAAGGTCCACACTCTCCACAAAAAGGTAGAGATAAAGGTCAGGGAAGGATGTAGGGTGTCCCTGATATGTTTTCCTACATTATTTACCTTTGTCTCAGTTTCTcccattgtgattttttttttaaactaattagggctgagcctggctcctacagacATAAACCATATATTTCCCCTAAGCTTTTCTTACTTACTTACTTGTTACTTGTTGACGGCTTATCCAGGTCCTGCACCACTTCCAAAGCGCTCGCAGGACCTCCATTATCAAATTAATAGTTTATCCATCAGATGTATTTACTCacactgcatattccacattcacTGTTTGACATTCCATATCaaagcattgattaaacaaaaaattttcaagtttctttctgAAAGACTTCAAATCCTCAATCTGTCTCGGCTCAAGAGGAAGCTTGTTAGTATATAATCTAGGAGTTGTGTATTTCAAAGCTCTGGAGCCACAGAATGAGGAAAAACACGGCTCTACCAAAATGAAACCATCTGTAACTAGTCTCGTATCAGATCGATTTATTGTTCGTATAATCTGTAATAGGTCCCTCAAATATCAAGGAGAGCCAGTCTTAACAACTTGATGGGTCAAAACACATCACTTGAATAGGTATTTCTAGGTAATAGCTCTgcacggactattaccttggaaattgatgtTTCCtaacttttagtgttgctgatgaaggaggtggtgttgtttattgtcggtcaattattattaacctcatatctatccaacgtggttggggaccctttgggaacgcaggGTTTTGGAAAGCCTGGAACtccatgttgttatggaatggttccgtgcatgCTCAAGTCATCAGGAAGCCGTATGTTTAAGAAGGGctggctaaggaaacctaatataaaaggaactatactaacctaatgtatcctaacctaacctaaccggcTGTGTTACTTAGGCTAGTTTGGGGGGGgaggtgaaggaaactccactttttaccaaaagctcctcTGTAACATGCATGGTAGCAATCCAGCATGGCCAgcgtacaacttctgaggttaattacatgTTAATTAGGCTACAGTCGACcgaaaaaaataacgataaattcttaataagcaaccaaaatactataagaaaaattaatttccaaagtATCCTAACACCCAGTGCAGAGCTCTTCCTTAGTTCTACCCTTGAATAGGCTATCATTCTGTCCTTCACCGGAAGCCAGTGGAAATTAATTAAGACAGGGGTAACCCTGTCCCGCGAAGCAGCACCCGTATTAGTCCAGCAGTTCTGTTCATAATTTTCTAGTTTCTTGAGCTGTACACGGGCAACTTATTGTACACCTAATTACAATAATCCACACGGTTTATGGCACAGTTGATGAGAACATTCTTAACAGAGCTCTCATCAAGTTATTTCCTCAAAAGGCTGTATTCTAGCTTAATTTCATAATCGTTAGCCGTCACATCTTACCCACGGCAgataagacaagaaaaaaaaagtttgcgcGTCGATAACTATTCAACAAAgactaaaagtataaaaaagaacCTTGTTTATTTGACTTACGGACACTTTACGATTAAGACTGAGTTTTTTCACCATTTCCGTCtagatttcagtaataataaaaataatacagtttCACGCCTCGACAAACATTGCCTCACGTCCAAACTTGAATGTTTTGTGGTCGAGGCGGGAATGATTGTCAGTTTCATTTTGGATGATAATAGTCTCGGTAAGCTTTTCCTCTACAACGGCACGCCCTTactgttctcttttttctttctcctaaatctatcttttcttttatcttccttGCATATCtggtatataatattttcaatcaCAGGGCTAATGTAGAAGATCATAACAGTGTCTGTTATAGTCTAAGAATGATTTACTGAAGAAGTTAAATGATTTATTAACCGGGATACGGTCTCATCCagcatctttctttcctcttcttttctctttctcccacGTCTCGCTCATAATTAATGGAATCACAAGACTGTTATAGAAGGCTATATCAGTTTCTATTATACTCTACAAAATTATTTACTGAAGAATTTAAAGGACTTAATAACCAATTAAGTCGCCAGAGTAGAGCTGAATGCATCTGCACGGGATTCAGTGGCATCCATCCGTGCCGAACTTCATTGTAATTGACAGACCGTTATAGTAATTTGTTCTTTGTATAAGTAGTTGTGACGTATTtatgtttaaatgtttatttaggACAGTTACGTATCTCTATAGAAATGTCCCATATTCACATTCTGAAAATGCGTTACGTATCCTTTATTGTGCACATTGCATGCCTTCGTTTTGTAACATATTCGTTATTTTTCTATCCGGTATTGATAAATGCTTTTATCATTGCATAACCACCCGAATTACAGTcatcatttttaatttagtttcccTTGCGTCATGGCGCTCGTTTTCTGCAATATCCTCTCAAGGCGACGTCAACCTGTAAGCAACAGTCAGCGTTGCCACGCGTAGGTAGATTTCCCTACAGTAGGTGTAAATGCATCCTTACGCAGGGAAATATAGAGGAATTTCCGTAtagtcttttttttacatttcacaagAGAccgttatttttttctcataaaatttattggatgacaaaaaatgaatactgagataattcttttatagtttttatcGAGGATACATGCTGCTGAATCGGCAAATCTCGCTGTAAACCAACTCCTTGTACACAAAACAAtggttgttctgcagttttttgAACAAACCGATGAACATCAGCGTGATTAAAAGTCAGGCTCAGAAATTCCGTTCCGTTAATGAGGATCTACATTGCTGAACAGACAACAGGCCGTGCCAAAAGTAACAGAAGTCCCACATGTTACTCTAGTGGTAAGAGGCTTTGCCAGAGTATTAATAGCTAATTTAATCCAAGGTCTAGGGAATTTTCTAGACGTTCGCTTATactaagcaaataaataagactGAGAAATCACCGTGCTCAGTATACGAGAAGAACAGAGTTGGTGATAACTAGGGTAGCCCACTCAAATTTGAAAATAGCACGATCTTTAATTTAATGCTAGTGGGAGAAGAAGGTAAAATACTTGGCAAAGTACTAAGAATGTCCATGACATAATTAAACTTTTCAATAAGAAGGTAATAATGAATGCTTTTTGTAgtcataatgtatattttcttttttacggtGTATTTCATACGcagaaaatggaataacaaacaaatcttattttttattcttcctgttcCGAGTTCGACTCGTAGGGAAAAGTCGCGGCGTGGCAACACTGCGCCTTTTGTACGTAGTGAACGTAGTGAACAGTCCCCCATCACAGTGACAGTAAATGTCTTGACCTAGTGAGTGAATTTAACCTCAGTTTTATGTCATTTCTTGCCACTCGTTACGAGTCTGTCGAGGAAATACGGTAATTGAGTGTTCTTTTGTGATTTTCAACGGGTTTTTACTAGATTTTACGCAGGCGTATTAATCTATACGTCGGGGTTAAGCCAGGTTGCGTCAAGGTTACGGTAGGCTGTTGGACGTTCGTGCAACAATTTGGCAGTGGCCAGTAGGGGTTGCAGTTTGACCAGATCTCCTCCCTGCATATGTAAAAGTACCGTTTAAAGTGAATCATATATATTCTAACTTATCCTAGGGCATTGTGCCTCATCTAAATTTGTCGTAGGCTGCTGGGATCGTACCCCTGTCCAGGGCCGATCAGCTGATGGTGAGCCTGTCAATGGGTCATGGGCTATGCATATGGGTTGCTTGAATTTAGCCAATCGCAGGTGTTTTGTTCAGTATGGGTCTTGTCTCAGGTTGGACATTCTTTGAATTAACCAACagaaatggtaaatgtaaaggagatggCTGCACGAAGATAGCATAGAAATGAATGCATATAGCCAAATACAGTAGaggtgagataacttgagaaatttgttgaaataatgagaaatttaccatcaTTGGTTTATATTTCTATGTTTGTCCTTGAGGTGCtgatactaaacatggcaaaagtTGTGCGAcatgctgtgtttagtaccagcctctCGGAGATGAgtgcaaaaatgtaaacaaaagacagGCTAAATTTCAGTtatcttggtaaatttctcaaactATCTCAACTGAACTGCTTTGTTTACACCCTTTTGTATATTCCTCAGTCCAGATATTATCATAATAGTATCTTCATGCAGCCGTCTCCTTAAATTTACCGAAAATGTTTTGTTAAATCGCCATATTGTAGGCTAATTATCATCTCTGGGTAGTATTTTAAGTTGGCATTTTGCTTATCGAGGTAAGAgatgaaattacattttacagAAGAGCTCTGCAAGGAGATATAATTTATTAGTACAATATTTCAGCTGAACAATATAGAGAAAGTTGTATATattgcagtacaggtgagatcatTTGAGGAATTCactgagataatttgagaaatttaccgtcttttgttatgcttttacATATATCTTGGAGATGATACTAAACACGGCACCCTGCAGAGCTTTTCTATAAAATTATGGAGATAAGGTGAGATCTCTCCATGCTACCTGGTGCTCATTCTTCTGGAACTCCCAAcaggtctaggtcttcatcttTCCTGGCCTCTCTCCACACAGTTGTTATTCCTTGGTCATTTCAAATTATATCTCCCATAGGTATGTAGCTTGTGATTCCTTTGGAGCTATTTTCTTGAAAGCTGACTGACTTGGTAACTTTTAGTGTAGTAATTTAAGGATTAATATGTTTTCTTCTTGTATTGTTTTAAGGCAGTGCATTCTTAGTAGGTGATAATTACATGTACCCATTACTGGGATTCATACTGGCTAGGTAGTGATAGATTATGTTAGGTATTAGGTTTAGGTTAGGGTCATTTTGGTTACAGTCCTTAAGTACCATACCTGTTATGTTGGAATTGAAGGACAAGCCACAGTGTTCAAACTGTACAAAATGTGTGCCCCCCACTTAGTTAATGCTAATGGAATCTCACCTGTAGATGTTCGTTTTGTTCAAACCTCTGTGTAAACATATGTTAACttcttattatttgtttgttatgcTTGTTCTAACCAAAATATTGAATCCCATTATAGTAAAGtgtgtatgcatttttttaattagGCTCCTTCCACTTGTCATTTACTCTCTCACCTGCCTTGCCTATTAATATGCTGGGCTACAGCTTATGTAAAAGATAATAGAGATCTGTGCTCATTTGGGAATTCAGTGATGAATGCACTGCCGTTAGCTATGGTCATATCTCCCTGGGAGAGGTAAGGTAGAGCACCTACTGAAAATAGCCATAAGTCAAAGCTGTCGCTGAATGAAACAACATAGTAATAGTTATCATATTTTACAGTTAAATGAATGTTAGATTAATTTTGCATGTACGTGTGAACAACATTCG of the Macrobrachium rosenbergii isolate ZJJX-2024 chromosome 16, ASM4041242v1, whole genome shotgun sequence genome contains:
- the Dna2 gene encoding DNA replication ATP-dependent helicase/nuclease DNA2 isoform X2, which gives rise to MDSQGLSDMSSDSDNEICESQPPSKEKSKKCILAKDEDCSPDFIPPTPKIRAEDKTRTLKVPNFPQITESEPHVTSCNSQESADSSFNSEADVIEGTPEVGAKCKRFVIDDELDCDPDILPPTPQAKPVCMVSSLNIPKFSRSRGPKISLSLLSSRSLNARKQNVLKPKLISLKSKDATSRPHPSGLKNKPLQKIDNINKEIPIIKNEADIDNGIFGKRMTASVCDKENKDVGVRPSVKRPAITGTGISPDPKRVINPDKSPEVNDINQCKLNLITKFNCHSPVSGSESDGSFSLLQGSMLSHKGVKKDLVKNSSVQLGETLKIEGNKTTENSVEELVPVRNIINETIAINAEDDIQSVSDEDKDIELKSEEDVIKASQEFTIDPNDGKDESPKDRNNGSELDFDFENSLVNMLGEDLASSFEKMSPFKEPVSANTTENKTVRKILSEGLGADSFAFRGKFGRHIVTSVERRPYEGQMVVQITSLHNEEKRTCSLRGFWAQSAISEGDIVHILFAKDTDGHYTIDNNQGIIVINPDYLISGTSIVSAVFCRRKSVLNERFRGMDSGNKSMLIGSLVHQLFQDVVKDKITSRERLETLMRQLVSHPRMLCEMYGLSITEAAIYEEMSNYLPRILSWSQRYLGSGLVQIQDGDVPRKNQWQGNILEVNDIEENIWSPKFGVKGKVDLTVKARSRGSTKVVPLELKTGRSSFSAEHRGQVTLYSMMSADRRDDPQSGLLLYLKDGAMEEVPAGEKEKKGLIQLRNEMIHYLTAQPTIVEDSSIPKPPHLPETISFERACSRCAHLLTCTVYQKSIEEITPDPSHAMATLIPQATGHLMQSHLDYFRLWCLLLHLEISVNKKDGAIRALWCQDASKREASGDCLSSLILDPSCEVQEYEAGHFLHTFIRSPSHPNHVNLEDVGLQVSESVVISSYTELALCVGVISSFRTGGVCVMMDRNLKDYPNWRSKIFSVDRCEYQNTMSINFTNLARLLMDTPRATVLRSLIIDKTVPSFKKGLPQEVVSKGKHILKRLNKIQQRAVLRTLMADDYSLLKGFPGTGKTSTIVALVELMVALGHSVLLTSYTHSAVDNILLKLKSLNIDFLRLGRIARIHPDLISYADEVIIKDFKDVASLSKFYANKLVIASTCLGANHVLFTKRTFDFCIVDEASQVLQAAALGPLFHASRFVLVGDPQQLPPVIQSSQAKDIGMSESLFVRLDSMGATSCLTEQYRMNGQIMKLANCLMYEGQLKCANAELEGKTLELPHFQELAASSDVADWVRIVLDPSVEHSVVFVDTCSGAPEERDCAKMIINSRETACVLVLIKVLLKAGVCADDIGVITPYRAQVKNISNHVKKEVEMGHRVEVNTVDQYQGRDKSVIIYSCVRSGILQAESGEILQDERRLNVAITRAKYKLIMIGDMATLQLFNPFKKLTDILESSQVYKIKQGTDGFSWSDPGLAFV